A portion of the Mytilus galloprovincialis chromosome 12, xbMytGall1.hap1.1, whole genome shotgun sequence genome contains these proteins:
- the LOC143055132 gene encoding uncharacterized protein LOC143055132: MVFIIFGETTCKCDSCFECSCFKSELHKWITRVTAAVITTSFTCGDGTRLQDIEHTLCSGVNSSNQYPHASNTGMIIMALEVVVAVNAAVVTILILVKYLKQRHEHSDDVNGLVSTSNTVSVIKKAIKTDEGQKNEEIGKIGNGSADDKSDVDKYQTNITVISARTTN; the protein is encoded by the exons ATGGTGTTTATTATTTTTGGCGAAACAACGTg caaatgtgacagttgttttgaATGTTCGTGTTTCAAGTCTGAGTTGCATAAATGGATCACCAGAGTAACCGCCGCGGTAATAACAACAAGTTTCACCTGTGGAGATGGAACAAGATTACAGGATATAGAACATACTTTGTGTTCAG GTGTTAACTCCTCAAATCAGTACCCGCATGCATCAAACACAG GTATGATAATCATGGCTTTGGAAGTCGTAGTAGCAGTCAATGCCGCTGTTGTAACAATACTAATTCTTGTAAAATACCTGAAACAGCGACATGAACACAGTGATGATGTCAATGGACTGGTATCAACGAGTAACACCGTGAGTGTGATAAAAAAAGCAATAAAGACAGATGAAG GGCAGAAAAACGAAGAAATTGGTAAAATAGGAAATGGTTCTGCGGATGACAAAAGTGATGTGGATAAATACCAGACAAACATTACTGTCATCAGTGCTCGTAcaacaaattaa